ATTGAGAAAATCGGTTGGCCTTGTATTACAAGATCTTTTTTTATTTGTCGGTGATGTTGCGTCTAACATTCGTTTGTTCGATAAAAAAATGACGGATAATGAGGTAGAATCTGCTGCAAAATTCGTTAATGCGCATACGTTTATTTCAACACTTACACAAGGTTATTCTACACCGGTAGGAGAAAGAGGCGGAACATTGTCAAGCGGTCAAAGACAATTAATATCATTTGCGAGGACGATGGCCCGAACACCTAAAATTCTTATTTTAGATGAAGCGACCTCAAGCGTGGATACAGAAACAGAAGCAGTTATTCAACAAGCCCTTACTAACATGAGCAAAGATAGAACAACGATTGCTATCGCTCATCGATTATCAACGATTAAACATGCTGACCACATTATTGTCCTTCATGAAGGTCAAATTGCGGAAGAAGGGACGCACGACGAACTTCTTGCTAAAAAGGGATTATATGAGAAAATGTACCTTCTTCAACAAGGTGCTGATAAAATGGGACTCACTCATGAAGACGGCCTCAATATGCAGAAGGGATGAGTGTACAAGATTTTAATGTGAATGTACCACTAGAAAAATAAAAAACAATAGCAAATCTTGAACTGCGAATAGGGTTGTAAGTGAGGAAATACTAAAAGCGTAGTGGGGATAATATAAAAATGGCAAAAATCTTTTTATAAGCGTAAGGTGGCACTGGTTTAACGATTAAATGAATTCAGTTGACACAAATACTTAACAGGGGTATGGTATAATTATTAAACGATAGAGGTGACAATAATGGATGAGAAATTAACAATACCTCTTAAACAGGAAAACACGCCTGTAAAAATGCGGTCTGATGAAGACAAAAAACAGCTTAACCAACGTTTAAAGCGTATTGAGGGTCAAGTGAGAGGCATTCAGAAAATGATTGAAGAAGACCGTTACTGTGTTGATATTCTCGTACAAGTATCTGCTGTAAATGCGGCGTTAAAAAAGGTAGGCTACAATTTATTAGAAGACCATACACGTGGGTGTGTGACGAACGCTGTTAGACATGGTGATGGTGATGAAACAATAGACGAGCTTATGAAAGTGATTCAGCAATTTACCAAATCTTAATCATTTATTTTGAGGAGTGAGTAAAATGAAAACAGAAAAAATAACGATTGAAGGTATGTCATGCAACCATTGTAAAGAAGCTGTGGAAGGTGCGCTAAACAAGGTTAATGGTGTAACACATGCAGAGGTTAGTTTAAGCGATAATTCTGTAACAGTGTCTTTTGATGAAAGCAATGTGAGTGTTGCGACTTTAAAAAATGAGATTGAAGAACAAGGGTATGACGTTGTTTAAAAGATCCTATTAGATATTTTTTGTCACAGTTCAAAATGTGTTAAGTAATATAGTTATTATAAAGGTGAACACATCATAATGGATACTAGTTCAATAAGTTAGTTATAATGGGAAGTATATCCTAATACTCATTGGGTAAAGGTTATACTTCTTTTTTCATCACAGATAAGCGTCTGTAAAACTCTCTGCTCAAAATAGAGGGGAGAACTAAATCAATTTAGGCGAGCTAACTGACACTAAAGTCCTGATTCACTCGACCGACCACTTCAGTTGGAGATAAGCTATAATGACTTGCAAATACATAAGATAGCCAATATTAACGCTGATTCATATATCAATTACCATATTAGGAATAAACAAGCCATCTGTGTTTTTTGTATGTAACCGCATTAAAAAGAAATGAAGTGTGATATAATTAGTGCTGGTTCAGTAGGAGAGGGGAGTCATTCTATGTATCCAGTTTTGTTTTCAATATTGGCTGTTTGTATGGCACTCTTTGCTTTTTTTGTTAGAATGAAAGCGATGCAAAAGCCTGCGTCTGTTAAGAAAATACTTATTCCACCTATTGCTATGTCCACGGGATTTATGATGTTTCTTTATCCACCAGTAAGAGAAATTACCTTATTTGAAGTGGGAGAAGCGCTTACTGTCGGCATGTTATTTTCTATCATCTTAATTAAAACATCGGCGTTTGAGATTCGCGGTAATGATATTTTTATGAAGCGTTCAAAAGCGTTCCCATTTATTTTGTTTGGCCTTTTAGCTGTTAGACTTATTTTCAAATTAATTTTTGGCATTTATTTTGAGTATGAAGTACTGGCCGGAATGTTTTTTATTCTAGCTTTTGGAATGATAGTACCTTGGCGAATCGCCATGTATGCTAAATTTAAAGATATGGAAAGACAACTTCAGGCACGTAACCACACTAACCAAACGGAATTGACAGTCCAAACATAGACCCCGGCAGAAAATGCCGGGGTCTTTTAGATTATGAACTTCATTTAAGGTGATTGGAGAAAATATCTTTCATAAGGGGTTGCATCAATATTTTTTTCTTTAAGTTTTTTGCGTAGAAATTTATGATCTCTTTTCGGCGTGGCTAAAATATACCCTTTAATAATTAATTCCTCACTTATTTCTCTTGCCTCATTTTCTAAGGCTAACTCACCGATTTTACCAGCAATTTTCCCTTTTGCCACGTCTCTAAATAATTCAGGTACAGGCTCAACTAACTCATTGAGAAATTTTTTTTGCTCGTCAGACCACAAATGAAGTGTTTTATTAATATAATACTCTTGCCAGTCCAATATGGATTTTCCGTCTTCTTTAGGCATTTTTTTAAGGAATTTACGAAACATAAAATAACCGCCAATTGCAACAAACACAAACACAAGAACCGACCAAAAAAAGATGAACCACATAAATAAATCTTCGAGCATAAAAACACCTCTTTCTCTCATCCGCCTTTTATTTTACGATATTTCCACTGTTCTGAAAAGGTTTAAGTTGGTAAGCGTTTAAAATATAGCAAAGAAAAAATTATATCTATTAAACAGGAGACCAAAACAGCCCCTTAAGCTGTTTTGGTCTGTCATGTATCTAACTATTTTAGGGATGAATTGGAGGCTGAAAACAATATCATTATGATTTCGACAATATGCTTTTATGTTTTGGTCTTCATTTATTCTGTTTATATCAACAGCAGAGAGACTATATGAAAAATTTAAATAGTTGTTTTAGCTTGTATTGAATGAATCTCTCAGATATCAGTGCTAATTGTTGTGAGTACAAGCGACAGAATAACATCGGGGGTTAGCAGTGTTAAGAAAACATTTGTGTTAAAAAGGGAATTTATTCTTAATACCACCGAGCTTGGACAGAAGTTTTACAAATATAATTTGCGAAAACTGAATGTTTAAATTAATACTTAACAATCTATGAGACACCAATTTTACAATAATATAGGAGCTGAGTCTTAAAAATGATTTTAAATAGAGAACATGGTTGTACGTATTTCCTTTTCATCTTAAAAAAGCTTCTGTTCTTTGGCTTAGCGCATCTTGTATGCGAATTTTTTGTGTAGGGTGAATATTGAGTGTTTCTAAATTAGACAGATGAATATATTTAACCTCTAGTGATTCACTACTGCTTTTCAATTTCCCATCAATTGCTTGACACAACATACATATAGAAAACTGCTGGCGAACTTCCCCATCTGCGTAAGCAATAACATGATTTGGATCACTATAAACCCCAATTAACCGAGTAACTTTGACATTTAGACCTGTTTCTTCTTTCACTTCTCTTTTGAGAGCAGCCTCAATAGATTCTCCAGGTTCTTGCTGTCCACCAGGTAGTGACCATTTCCCATTATCAACTCGCTGTTGCAATAAGATAGCATTCTCTTTAATAATAATACCGCTTACAGCTGGTACCAGTGAATTGGGCATAGGAGCTGTAGAATCATAATAATAATCTTTTCTATTCATCGTTATCCCTCCATTTTTTAAGTATATCATTACAAAAGATTTGGTTGACATTCCTAGTTAATGCTTCTATAATCTAAAATATATTATAACAAACGTTACATAACGTAACATATGTTATGAATATATTTTTTGATCTGTTGTGGAACATATGTGAAAAGAGTGTGTTATATTAAAAAGGAGGAAGAAACATGTCGATTTATAGCAAATTGTTGGAAAGAGAAAAAGGGAATGAGCCAATTAAAGTAGGTATTATTGGTGCAGGACAGATGGGGTTTGGTTTAATTGCACAAATATCCCGTGTCTCTGGAATGGTTGTAACGGGAATTTGTGATGTCAATATTGAAAACGTTAGCAAATCAAGAGATTTCTATCAATCTCGAGAAAATAGACTTGTAAAAACATTGACATCTCAAGATTACAGGGAGGTCATTCACTCCCCTAATGTGGAGATTATTGTTGATGCCACAGGGGTTCCAGAAGTGGGAGCTAATATAGCATTAGAAACTCTAAAAGCTAAGAAGCACCTCGTCCTATTAAATGTTGAGGTGGATATTACGGTTGGTTCGATCATGAATGATTTATTTGATTCAGCCGGCCTAGTATATACTGGTTCAGCTGGTGATGAACCAGCGGCAATTGTAGAGTTGTATGAATTTGCTAAACTGATGGGACTAGAAGTGGTTGTGGCAGGTAAAGGAAAAAATAACCCATTGGTCCCACTGGCAAATCCTGATACGTGCGCTAAAGAAGCGAAGCAAAAGAATATGAGTGCACATATGTTAGCAGCCTTTCAAGATGGTACAAAAACAATGGCTGAAATGAATTTGTTAAGTAATGCAATTGGCTTAATTCCTGATAAAGTTGGGATGCACGGTGTAGAAGCAGATCTTACAAATGTTGCTGATAAGCTAACTCTTAAAGAACAGGGGGGAGTGTTAAATGGTTTAGGAGTAGTGGATTATGTTAATGGACTAGCTCCTGGTGTGTTTGTGATTGTAAAAAGTGAATTGAAGCCTGTTGATGAGGAATTGCGATACTTATTGAAAGTTCATAAGTCACATGGTGATCACTATACTCTTTACAGACCGTATCACTTAGCAAGCTTGGAAACACCAGTAACTATTGCGAAAGCTGTTTTAGAACAAGAACAGTCGATCCATCCATTAGGTGCACCCATTTCAGAAACGGTTGCAGTAGCTAAAAGACCAATTAAACCAGGTGAAAAAATTGATGGTATTGGCGGCTATTCTGTTAGAGGGGTTCTTGAAACTCATAAAGATATGAAATTAAATAAGCACATTCCTATAGGATTGATTAGTGGAGAAGTTATTGCTAAAAAAACAATAAACGAGGGTGAGTTTCTAACAGAAGATAAGGTTGAGCTTGATGTTTCAACAACTGTCTGGAAATTACGTATGTTGCAGGACAAATTATTTTCTTAAAATTATAAATATTTCCAATATTAAAACAAAGGGGGATTAATATGGGATTGATCACGTTAGCTTGTGGGTTATTACTTATGCAATCGTTTTTAACATTTATACAGGTGAGGTATTATAGAAAATCTGTTGAACGCTTCTTTAAAAAATATAATACGAAGAAAGATGTTCACTTATTTACAGGTCAAGCCCGTAGAAAATTTGGTGCCGGTTCAATCGTGATGTTAGTTGTTGATGAGAAATATATCGTTCTAGATTGTCAGACAATGAAGGGGGTTAGTGTATTATCAAAGTTCAAAGATATAGAAAGTTTCCGCGGTTGTCACGTAGGGGAAATTCTAAACGATTTACAATATGAAGACAAAAAACGGAAAAAATCAGCGATCGACATTGCTCTACAAAATGCAAGTGAAAATGCCTTACTAACCATTTCAAAGAAACAAATGACATGATTTTCCAGGGGGATTTGTGACGCTATAATGTTAAGCTCGGTACTTAACTAAACAAAAAGCTAAAGAAGGGGTGTTTTATGATGGAATGGATAGAATGGTTCGGTGAACATTTTATCGGAATGTTTGATGCTGGTGGAGAACAATTTATGAATTTATTTACCGGCATTGTACCTACGTTGGTCGTATTATTAACGTTTACTTACGCCATGATTAAATTCATTGGTGAAGAGAGAGTAACGAAGGCAATTCAATTTGCTTCAAAGTTTATGGTTTTAAGATATACACTTATGCCAATACTATCAATTCTTCTTCTAACAAATCCGATGGCCTATACTTTTGGACGTTTTGTAGAAGAGAGACAAAAACCTGCTTTTTTTGATTCATTAGTTTCTTTTTTGCATCCAGTAACGTCTATTTTTCCTTACGCTAATGCTGGAGAATTAT
The DNA window shown above is from Salipaludibacillus agaradhaerens and carries:
- the copZ gene encoding copper chaperone CopZ produces the protein MKTEKITIEGMSCNHCKEAVEGALNKVNGVTHAEVSLSDNSVTVSFDESNVSVATLKNEIEEQGYDVV
- a CDS encoding CcdC family protein → MYPVLFSILAVCMALFAFFVRMKAMQKPASVKKILIPPIAMSTGFMMFLYPPVREITLFEVGEALTVGMLFSIILIKTSAFEIRGNDIFMKRSKAFPFILFGLLAVRLIFKLIFGIYFEYEVLAGMFFILAFGMIVPWRIAMYAKFKDMERQLQARNHTNQTELTVQT
- a CDS encoding NUDIX domain-containing protein — translated: MNRKDYYYDSTAPMPNSLVPAVSGIIIKENAILLQQRVDNGKWSLPGGQQEPGESIEAALKREVKEETGLNVKVTRLIGVYSDPNHVIAYADGEVRQQFSICMLCQAIDGKLKSSSESLEVKYIHLSNLETLNIHPTQKIRIQDALSQRTEAFLR
- a CDS encoding NAD(P)H-dependent oxidoreductase; this encodes MSIYSKLLEREKGNEPIKVGIIGAGQMGFGLIAQISRVSGMVVTGICDVNIENVSKSRDFYQSRENRLVKTLTSQDYREVIHSPNVEIIVDATGVPEVGANIALETLKAKKHLVLLNVEVDITVGSIMNDLFDSAGLVYTGSAGDEPAAIVELYEFAKLMGLEVVVAGKGKNNPLVPLANPDTCAKEAKQKNMSAHMLAAFQDGTKTMAEMNLLSNAIGLIPDKVGMHGVEADLTNVADKLTLKEQGGVLNGLGVVDYVNGLAPGVFVIVKSELKPVDEELRYLLKVHKSHGDHYTLYRPYHLASLETPVTIAKAVLEQEQSIHPLGAPISETVAVAKRPIKPGEKIDGIGGYSVRGVLETHKDMKLNKHIPIGLISGEVIAKKTINEGEFLTEDKVELDVSTTVWKLRMLQDKLFS
- a CDS encoding DUF2621 domain-containing protein, which gives rise to MLEDLFMWFIFFWSVLVFVFVAIGGYFMFRKFLKKMPKEDGKSILDWQEYYINKTLHLWSDEQKKFLNELVEPVPELFRDVAKGKIAGKIGELALENEAREISEELIIKGYILATPKRDHKFLRKKLKEKNIDATPYERYFLQSP
- a CDS encoding metal-sensitive transcriptional regulator, with protein sequence MDEKLTIPLKQENTPVKMRSDEDKKQLNQRLKRIEGQVRGIQKMIEEDRYCVDILVQVSAVNAALKKVGYNLLEDHTRGCVTNAVRHGDGDETIDELMKVIQQFTKS
- the srlA gene encoding PTS glucitol/sorbitol transporter subunit IIC translates to MEWIEWFGEHFIGMFDAGGEQFMNLFTGIVPTLVVLLTFTYAMIKFIGEERVTKAIQFASKFMVLRYTLMPILSILLLTNPMAYTFGRFVEERQKPAFFDSLVSFLHPVTSIFPYANAGELFVYLGIANGLIQAGYGTAELAVRFFLVGIVVIFLRGVITERITYYLANKM
- a CDS encoding transcriptional regulator GutM; this translates as MGLITLACGLLLMQSFLTFIQVRYYRKSVERFFKKYNTKKDVHLFTGQARRKFGAGSIVMLVVDEKYIVLDCQTMKGVSVLSKFKDIESFRGCHVGEILNDLQYEDKKRKKSAIDIALQNASENALLTISKKQMT